A portion of the Eubacterium maltosivorans genome contains these proteins:
- a CDS encoding ABC transporter ATP-binding protein encodes MSEPIIRFVDVTKAYGDEAILERFSLDIGKGEFLTIIGSSGCGKTTLLKMINGLLIPDTGTVCVQGQDISKTDLIALRRNIGYAIQGVGLFPHMTVRKNIAYVPSLLNRQNRQKTEAAVARLVKIVGLDQSLLDRYPSELSGGQQQRVGIARSLAAAPEILLMDEPFGAVDEITRRMLQDEILRIHRELGVTIVFITHDIREALKLGTRVAVMDHGGLVQIDTPENIRNHPATDFVKELVSDR; translated from the coding sequence ATGAGTGAGCCCATTATCCGGTTTGTGGACGTCACCAAGGCATACGGTGACGAAGCCATTCTGGAGCGGTTCAGCCTGGATATCGGTAAGGGAGAGTTTCTGACTATTATCGGAAGCTCCGGCTGCGGAAAGACAACTCTGCTCAAGATGATCAACGGGCTGCTGATCCCCGACACAGGTACTGTATGTGTGCAGGGGCAGGATATCTCAAAGACCGACCTCATCGCTTTGCGCCGGAACATTGGCTATGCTATCCAGGGGGTAGGGCTGTTCCCGCATATGACGGTGCGGAAAAACATTGCTTATGTTCCCAGCCTTTTAAACAGGCAGAACCGGCAGAAGACCGAGGCAGCTGTGGCGCGCCTGGTCAAAATTGTGGGGCTTGACCAGAGTTTGCTGGACCGTTATCCCAGTGAGCTGTCCGGCGGACAGCAGCAGCGGGTGGGCATTGCCCGGTCACTGGCCGCAGCGCCGGAGATTCTGTTAATGGACGAGCCCTTTGGGGCTGTCGACGAGATCACCAGGCGCATGCTTCAGGATGAGATATTGCGTATCCACCGCGAGCTGGGCGTGACCATTGTGTTTATCACCCATGATATCCGGGAGGCCTTAAAACTGGGCACCCGCGTGGCTGTCATGGACCATGGCGGTCTGGTACAGATAGACACCCCAGAGAACATAAGGAACCATCCGGCCACAGATTTTGTAAAAGAACTGGTGAGTGACCGCTAA